A section of the Eublepharis macularius isolate TG4126 chromosome 1, MPM_Emac_v1.0, whole genome shotgun sequence genome encodes:
- the OTUB1 gene encoding ubiquitin thioesterase OTUB1, with product MAAEEPQQQPEPLGGDTDGVNCLAYDEAIMAQQDRIQQEIAVQNPLVSERMELSVLYKEYADDDHVYQQKIKDLLKKYSFIRKTRPDGNCFYRAFGFSHLEALMEDSKELQRFKEVAAKSKDVLVSQGFTEFTIEDFHNTFMDLIEQVEKQTTVSELLASFNDQSTSDYLVVYLRLLTSGYLQRENKFFEHFIEGGRSIKEFCQQEVEPMCKESDHIHIIALAQALNVSILVEYMDRGEGGTTNPHIFPEGSEPKVYLLYRPGHYDILYK from the exons GGGTGAATTGCTTGGCCTACGATGAAGCCATAATGGCCCAGCAGGATCGAATTCAGCAGGAG ATCGCAGTCCAGAACCCGCTTGTCTCGGAGAGGATGGAGTTGTCAGTCCTGTACAAAGAATACGCTGATGATGACCATGTCTATCAGCAGAAGATCAAG GATCTGCTGAAAAAGTATTCGTTCATCCGGAAGACGAGGCCGGATGGCAACTGCTTCTATCGGGCGTTTGGCTTTTCCCACCTCGAGGCTTTGATGGAGGACAGCAAGGAACTGCAGCG CTTCAAAGAAGTAGCCGCCAAAAGCAAAGATGTGTTGGTTTCACAAGGCTTCACAGAATTCACCATTGAGGACTTCCATAACACA TTCATGGACCTGATAGAGCAGGTGGAGAAGCAGACCACAGTCTCGGAGCTGCTGGCCTCCTTCAATGACCAGAGCACCTCGGATTACTTGGTGGTGTACCTGCGACTGCTCACCTCTGGCTATCTGCAGCGCGAGAACAAGTTTTTCGAGCACTTCATCGAGGGAGGACGCAGCATAAAGGAGTTCTGCCAGCAG GAGGTGGAGCCCATGTGCAAGGAGAGCGACCACATCCACATCATCGCGCTGGCTCAGGCCCTCAACGTCTCCATCCTGGTGGAATACATGGACCGGGGCGAGGGCGGCACCACCAATCCCCACATCTTCCCCGAGGGCTCGGAACCTAAAGTGTATCTACTGTACAGACCGGGACACTACGACATTCTGTATAAATAG